AATTCAACGATGATAATGACGAGATATTAATTCTTCCTCATGAGGAATATCAAATTAATGTTGCTCAATACATTTATGAATTAGTAGTTCTTTCTGCTCCGTCCAAAAGAACACATCCGGATGTACTTAACGGCACAATGAAATCTGAAGCTTTAGAGAAACTAAAAGAATTAGAAATAAATAAAGAAAAAACAGTTGAAGAAGAATCAACTGACCCTAGATGGGATAAATTAAAAGATTTACTAACAGGAAAAAACGAGTAAAATGGCACATCCTAAGAGAAAAATATCAAAAACTAGAAGAGATAAAAGAAGAACTCACTATAAAGCTACTATGCCTCAGATAGCTGTTGATCCTACTACTGGTGAAGCTCATTTATACCATAGAGCACACTGGCACGAAGGTAAATTATATTACCGTGGTCAAGTAGTTATTGATACTACTGAAGCAGAAGCTTAAGATATTAACCCTTTTTATACTGGGTATGAATAATTTAACGTCAAAAACGAATGTTTTTGGCGTTTTTTTAGTTACAAAGTGAAAAAAAAATCACTACTTTTGGAAACTGAATTTACTATCCGTAATAGATATGAATAAAACAACTGCAGCAATTACAGCAGTAGGAAAGTACGTCCCTGATTATGTTCTAACGAATAAAGAGTTAGAAACAATGGTAGATACCAATGATGAATGGATCACCACTCGAACTGGTATTAAAGAAAGAAGAATTTTAAAAGAAGAAGGGAAGGGTACTTCGTTCTTAGCCATTAAGGCTGCTGAAGATCTTATTGAAAGAAACAATATTGATCCTAAGGAAATTGACTTGGTTATTGTTGCTACTGCAACACCAGATATGTTAGTTGCTTCTACCGCAGTTTACACTGCTACAAAAATTGGAGCTGTGAATGCATTCGCATTTGATTTACAAGCAGCTTGTTCAAGTTTTTTATATGGTATGTCTGTAGCCTCTAGCTATATTGAATCTGGAAGATATAAGAAAGTACTATTAATTGGTGCAGATAAAATGTCATCAATTATAGATTACACCGATAGAGCTACTTGTATAATTTTTGGAGATGGAGCTGGTGCTACATTATTTGAGCCTAACACTGATGGTTATGGATTCCAAGATGAATACTTACGTAGTGATGGTGTTGGTAGAGATTTCTTAAAAATCGAAGCGGGAGGATCTATTTTACCTCCATCTGCTGATACAATCAAAAGCAGACAGCATTTTGTGCATCAAGAAGGAAGAACAGTATTTAAGTTTGCTGTTTCTAACATGGCAGATGTGTCTGAAAAAATCTTAGAAAGAAATAATCTAACCAAAGAAACTGTAAATTGGTTAGTTCCACATCAAGCAAATAAAAGAATTATTGAAGCTACAGCTAATCGTATTGGTTTAGATGATAGTAAGGTGATGATGAATATCAGTAAATATGGTAATACAACATCAGCAACTTTACCTCTTTTATTAGCAGACTATGAAAAAGAACTGAAAAAAGGAGATAATTTAATTTTTGCGGCCTTTGGAGGTGGATTCACTTGGGGATCTATCTACTTAAAATGGGCATATAATAAATAGACAATCAACTAAAATTATAAACAATGGACATTAAAGAAATCCAAAATCTTATTAAGTTCGTAGCTAAGTCTGGTGCCAGTGAGGTGAAGTTAGAGATGGATGATGTAAAGATTACGATTAAAACTGGATCTGACGCTCCAGAAACAAAAATCATTCAAGCTGCAATGCCAGCTGCTCCACAAATGATGGCTGCTCCAGTTGCTGCTGCTCCACAACCAGTTGCAAGTGAACCTGCAGCTCCTGCGGCTCCAAAAGCTACTGAAGACGAATCAAAATATTTAACTATCAAGTCTCCAATTATCGGAACATTATACCGTAAACCTTCTCCAGACAAACCTGTATTTGTAGAAGTTGGTTCTGAAATTAAAGCAGGAGATACAGTTTGTATTATTGAAGCAATGAAACTATTTAACGAAATTGAATCTGAGGTTTCTGGAAAGATCGTTAAAGTTTTAGTAGATGATTCATCACCTGTTGAATTTGATCAACCTTTATTCTTAGTTGATCCATCTTAATTTAAGTCTTATAACTCAATCGATTGAGTTTAAAAAACTTATCAATTATGTTTAAAAAGATATTAATTGCCAATAGAGGTGAGATTGCACTACGTGTAATTCGTACCTGTAAAGAAATGGGCATCAAAACCGTAGCGGTATACTCTAAAGCAGATGCTGAGAGTTTACACGTAAGGTTTGCTGATGAAGCTGTATGTATTGGTCCTGCTCCAAGTAATGAGTCTTACTTAAAAATGGACAGAATTATTGCTGCTGCTGAAATCACAAATGCTGATGCTATTCACCCTGGATATGGTTTCCTTTCTGAAAATGCAAAATTTTCTAAATTATGTGAGGAGCACGATATTAAATTTATCGGGGCGAGTGAAGAAATGATCTCTAAAATGGGAGATAAAGCAACTGCAAAAGCAACAATGATTGCTGCAGGTGTACCATGTATTCCTGGATCTGAAGGGATTTTAGACTCTTACGAAGAAGCTGAAAAAATCGCTGTAGATATGGGATTCCCTGTAATGCTTAAAGCAACTGCCGGTGGTGGTGGTAAAGGGATGCGTGCCGTTTGGAATAAAGAAGATTTAAAGCCAGCTTGGGATTCTGCTCGTATGGAAGCAAAAGCTTCTTTTGGAAACGACGGAATGTACATGGAAAAATTAATTGAAGAGCCAAGACACATTGAAATTCAAATTGTTGGTGATTCATTTGGTAAGGCGTGTCACTTATCTGAAAGAGATTGTTCTGTTCAGCGTCGTCACCAAAAATTAACAGAAGAAACTCCTTCTCCATTCATGACTGATGAATTAAGACATGCAATGGGAGAAGCTGCAGTAAAAGCTGCGGAATATATTAAGTACGAAGGTGCTGGAACGGTAGAATTTTTAGTTGATAAACACCGTAACTTCTACTTCATGGAAATGAACACTCGTATCCAGGTAGAGCACCCAATTACTGAAGAAGTAGTTGACTATGACTTAATCCGTGAGCAAATATTAGTAGCTGCTGGAGTGCCAATTTCTGGTAAAAACTATACTCCTCAATTACACTCAATTGAATGTAGAATTAACGCGGAAGATCCACATAAGAACTTTAGACCTTCTCCAGGTAAGATTACTTCTTACCATGAGCCAGGTGGTCATGGAGTTCGTATTGATACGCATTCTTATGCTGGATATACAATTCCACCAAACTATGATTCAATGATCGCTAAATTAATTGTTACTGCACAAACACGTGAAGAAGCAATTAATAAAATGAAGCGTGCTTTAGATGAGTATATCATTGAAGGAATTAAAACAACAATTCCTTTCCATAGACAATTAATGGATCATCCTGATTATGTAGCTGGTAATTACACTACAAAATTTATGGAAGACTTCGAGATAAAATAAATTCTTAGTACATATAGTTAAAAATCAGTGACCACGTGGTCACTGATTTTTTATTTGGTAATTTCGTCACATGCTTTTTATTTATAATTTAATAATTCATATCGTTTATTTTTTCATCAAAATAATAGCCCTATTTAACGCTAAGCTCAAATTATTTGTAGATGGTAGAAAAGAAACGTTTCGTGCCTTAGAAAGCATTAAAACAAATGATAAAGTATTTTGGATTCATGCTGCCTCTTTAGGCGAATTTGAACAAGCACGACCAATTATTGAACAACTAAAAAGTCTCTATTCCGACTATAAAATTGTAGTTACCTTCTTCTCTCCTTCTGGATATGAAATTCGTAAAAACTATGATTTAGCTGATGTTGTGTGTTATCTACCTTTTGATACATCAAAAAATGTAAAACGTTTTATTAAGCAAGTACATCCTGATTTAGCAATTATAGTCAAGTATGAGTTTTGGCCGAATCTATTAAATGAACTTCGTAAAACTAAGACTAAAACCATTTTAGTTTCTGGAATATTTAGAAAAGATCAATTGTTTTTTAAATCTTACGGAAAGTGGATGCGCAATTTCTTGTCTGCCTTCAATCACTTCTTTGTTCAGAATAAGAGCTCAAAAGAATTACTTCATCAAGTTAACTTCAACAACGTTACTGTTTCTGGTGATACACGTTTTGATAGAGTTCATAAAATTTTAAATCAAGATAACACCATAGATTTCATTGAAGACTTTAAAAGCAATACTTATACGGTTATTGCAGGAAGTACATGGAAAGAAGATGAAGATTTGCTAGTAAATTATATCAATGAAGTTGCCACAGATGAAGAAAAGTTTATCATTGCTCCTCATAAAATAAACTCAGAAAGTATTGAATCTCTTAGGAAATCAATACTCAAAAAAACAATATTATATTCTGAACGAAATAACGTTGATCTAAAAGATTATCAAGTCTTTATTGTTGATACCATCGGTTTATTGACTAAAATTTACGCTTATGCCAACGCCGCATATGTTGGAGGTGGTTTGGCAACGGGTTTACATAATATTTTGGAACCTGCTACTTTTGGTGTTCCTGTAATTTTCGGAGGGAACAAGTATCAAAAATTTAATGAGGCTATCGAACTTCTAGAATTAGGAGGAAGTAAAACTATTATCAATCAAAAAGATTTAAACAGTATTTTAGTCAGCCTGAAAAAAGACATAACATTAAGAATAGCTATGGGAGAAAACTGCAAAAAATATATTAGTAATAATATTGGCGCAACTCCTACTATTCTGGAATACATAAAACAACAACTACAATGATGGACATACTTTTTCAACCTTGGCCTTGGTTTGTATCCGGTCCTTTAATATCATTAGTACTCTTTCTGTTTTTTTATTTTGGAAAAAACTTCGGTGTTTCTAGTAATTTGGAAACTATATGCACTATAGCTGGTGTGAATAAAATCTCTGATTATTTTAAAACTGACTGGAAATCTCGTGATTGGTCTCTAGTATTTTTACTAGGCTTAGTTATTGGTGGAGCAATTAGTCAATTATTTTTGACTCCACATGGTTTGGATACAATTAATCCAGAAACTATTGACGATTTACAACAATTAGGTTTTTCAGTTCAAGCGAATTCATACGTTCCAAAAGAGCTTTTTAGTTCAGATGCTATTCTGAGTATAAAAGGATTTGCTATCTTATTAATCGCAGGTATTTTAATTGGTTTTGGAACTCGTTATGCTGGAGGTTGTACATCAGGACATGCTATTACAGGTTTGAGTAGCTTACAACTGCCTTCTTTAATTGCTGTAATTGGTTTTTTTATAGGTGGTTTAACAATGGTTTGGTTCATATTCCCTTTAATTTTTGGCTAAGATGAAATATTTGAGATTTTTACTTATTGGAATTTTATTTGGAATTATATTATCTAAATCAGAAGCAATCTCTTGGTATAGAATATATGAAATGTTCAAGTTTCAATCTTTCCATATGTACGGAATCATTGGTACTGCAGTTTTCAGTTCGATGCTACTGATGTTTCTGTTTAAACGTAAATACATTAAAGATTATCTTGGAAATGAGATCATCCCAAAGAAAAAAAGAAAAGGTTTCATAAGAACATTATTAGGAGGAACAATTTTTGGTTTAGGCTGGGCTTTAGCAGGATGTTGTCCCGCTCCAATCTTTGTTTTAATAGGTAATGGTGTTTTCTCTATTTTGATTGTTCTTTTGGGAGCTTTATTAGGAGCTCTAATCTATGGTGTATTAAGTACTAAATTGCCCAATTAAAAAAAGCCAGACAAAACTGGCTTAATTTATTAAAATCTGGTTGGACTTATTTAGTTGTAATATCTATTAAAAAAGGTAAAAATTCCCCTCCTCTTTTACTTCTAAATCTCTTCACCTCCATTTGATATCTCTTATTGGGCTTTAAATCTACTTCAAATGAAACAGATTTACTATCTTCAGAAAACCCAATAAATTTGGTAATATACAATACATGATTTTCACCTAATGGGCCATAATCAAATCCTCTAAACCTTGTATCCATTTCTTCCGAAAACTCAAGCTTTACTAAATGTTTTCCGGGTTTAACAGAAGTACTTAAATTTTCAAATGAGGATATATTAATAATTCTTGGTCTATTTTCCTCGTATGCCTTTTGTAATTCTTTCATTGGTTTATCAAAGAATTTTACCCTATCTACGAATTTTATTATTTCATTATCGTTTGAATATTGTAACTCTATCAATTCCTTAATAGCATCTTTCTTACCTCCTTCATAGTTCTCATAAAACTTTTTAGCTATGGCATATCCAACAAAGTATCCTAAATCTCTTTGGTTATCGAACATATTCTCCATACTATTCCATAACCAAAATGAATATTCTTTGCCAAACATTTCGTTTTGAAATCTATCTTTTATAATTTCCTCATTATTCATTCCATAGCTGATACATGCATTTGGGCTTTCAATTCCCGTGCTAACCTTTGCTGTAAATTCAGCCACTCCTTCGTATACACAAGCCGATAATAAGTTTGAACCTATAAATGATTCTTGCTGAGTATGAACAAATTCATGAACTGCAGTAAATTCAATATCATCTATTGGATTTGTACTTGCATAATTTTTAACGTGGTTTGTTTTAAACTCTGAAGTATTAATATTTTCATCTAAAAACAACATTTCCGAACCATATAAAACTAAACTATCAATAACAGTTCCGTTGGTTCTAAATCCTCCCATCGTATAGTACACTTTGGCTGGTTTTGGAGTATGATAAATACTCTTTAATTTACGTAAAGCATCACTAATTTTACCTTTATAGGATTTACATTTTATTGTATTTTCTCTAACTGATTTCCAAAACTTAGGATATGTATTAATATTATGGATATACTCTTCAGGTGAATAGTTTCTAACTTGAAACATCGTTTGTTGACCAATTGAAGCTTTATCTATAAATTCTTCTTTCAAATATTTTAGTTGAAGTACAGAGTCTTTAGTTGTAATTATCTTATCAAATGCATTCCAATAATTCTCAACATCTTCTGTAAAAATAATTTGCTCTTTTTTTTCTCCTTTGCACCCCAAGAAAACCAAGCTAATTAATGTAATTAAAATTCTATTTTTCATTGTTTTTTTCATTTAGTTTTCACAAAACTATTCCGAATTGTATTTTAGAAATTGTAAAAAAATTACCCTTATAAATACACCCAATTAATTCCCTTATTATCAAGGCTTAATTTTTTAAAAAAATCTTTTGGAGTATAGCCTGTGAGTGATTTGAAATCTTTAATCATATGTGCCTGATCAAAAAAACTATTAGAATAACAAAGGTCTGTTAAGGAATATAACCCTTTTTGATTCGATCCAAATTCATCCAAAGTTCTTTTAAATCTCGCTACTTTTTTAAACTCATTTGGAGTTCTTTTTAAATACTGTTTACAGTGTTTGATAAAAGTTTTAGAGCTTATTCCAAACATATCTGTATAGTGACTATTTGAATATTCAACTCCATTGAGAACGTCGCTAGCAAATTGATGCAAAAATGGATGCTTAAAATCTTTGTTTATAGACAACAAATAAGACTCTAATCGACTCGTAATACTTTCGTAATTTTCCTCTTTAAGAATAGAAGACATAAGATTTTTGTCAAAGTCTATCAACTTATAAGAAACTCCATTCTTATCAATCGTAGAGAAATTGTCGAAAAAGGAATAAACACCTAATGGTTTAAAAGCGATAGTGATTTCTTTACAAATTCCATCATAATTAATTAGAATAGGATTTTTATATCTGAAAATAACATCACCTATAATTTCTTGACTTTTCGAAGGAGTAACACTTATTTTAGCTTGTTGATAGTCGATTTCTACTCCAGAACTAAAAGAAACCATATTATACTGGTTTGGAAACGTAAGATAAGACGTTACCTTGTCTTTTTGGGTTTCTTCTAAAATATAATAGAAATAAATATGCTTTTGAAGTAGCTTACTGCTTGGAGTAATTACCTTGATATTCACTTTATCTTTCTCTTTTAATCTTTAATCAGCATTATTTTATCCAGATCGATTGAATTGGTATTATCAACTACTTTCCATTGATAGATTTTAGACAATTGATAAATCTTAGACAATTCTTCAAATAAGCGGATTTTAGCTTCTTTTTTCTGATTCGTCAACTCAATGGTTTCTTTTATTCTATCAATAGCTTTAGTGTTAACCGTATTGAGTTCTTGCTTTGAAAATGTATTGAATTGACTTTGTTTTAAATCAAAATACTTTACATCCGGCGAAATTATGACTTCTTCTTTCGGAATTTTATTGATTACAATTTCTCGATTTAAACTATCAATTTGAATATCTAATTGAGATAAATCATAACCCACTTCTACTTTCGCATTTACTGATACGATTGCCTTTTTCTGAAACTGTAAATAATCAAAAAAGTACTTTTTTGTATCTGAAAAACTATACATTTCTGAATAATTCCCTTGAGACACAACAAGTTTACTTAAATTTTTAATTTCATTTACCATTACCTTCACTTCTTCAGTTTGGTACACTGGCTTTTGCCTATCATACCAGAATTTGGCAATTAAAAACCCTAACAAAAAAACAGCAAGATATTTTAAAAAGCGCATGATCTTTTTGTCTGAAAGGTACTAAAAAAAGAAATTGAAAAAAGTATTAGGCTTCTTCTTTCTTTGGAAATGCCTGTTTATGGAAAATAAACAATAGTACTACTCCAATACTAATCCAACTATCTGCTCCGTTGAAAATCGCATTGAAAAAGGTAAAGCTTTCACCTTGATACATTGGAAAGTATAGCATATCTACTACTTTACCAAAGAATAATTCACCGTATGGTTCATCTGAGAAAAGTGTTGCCACTTGTCTTCCTGAAGGAGTATTAAAAATTACACCATAGAAAACCGAGTCGATAATATTACCAATTGCACCAGCTAAAATTAAAGAAATAGCTACCACAACTCCGTTATGCATTTTGCTTTTAATGGTTTCTCTTAACCAATAGATAATTCCACCAACTGCAACAATTCTAAATAAGGTTAAAAATAGTTTCCCTGATTTTCCTCCAAATTCAAATCCCCATGCCATTCCATTGTTCTCAGTGAAATGAATACGAAACCAATCCATTCCTAACACTCTTATTTCCTCACCTAAATAAAAATGAGTTTTTATATATATTTTACTGATTTGATCAATTAAAATTGCTAGTATAACAGTAAGAATTGCAATGGTTTTCTTTGACATTTTTTAGATTTAATAGCGACAAAAATAAGAATATTCTATTGAATTAGAAATGCTTTGGAATTACTGTTGTAAAACTATCATTCGGAAAGAATATTGTTTGACTAAGCAAGTTATTTGATTTTCCTTCTTTATTAATTCTTAGTTTCATTTTAAACCTATAAAAACATAAGAAAATGTTCAAAAACATTAAGAATCTTGAAGGAGTAACTGTGTTAAATAAGCAAAGTTTAAATAGCATTACTGGTAAAGGAAACATTTATTATTGTATTAATTCAAACGGAAATGGAGCCTATACAGATACAGATATTTCAGGAAACGGAATTCATTGCACACCAGTTGCCGAA
This genomic window from Tenacibaculum sp. 190524A05c contains:
- a CDS encoding beta-ketoacyl-ACP synthase III encodes the protein MNKTTAAITAVGKYVPDYVLTNKELETMVDTNDEWITTRTGIKERRILKEEGKGTSFLAIKAAEDLIERNNIDPKEIDLVIVATATPDMLVASTAVYTATKIGAVNAFAFDLQAACSSFLYGMSVASSYIESGRYKKVLLIGADKMSSIIDYTDRATCIIFGDGAGATLFEPNTDGYGFQDEYLRSDGVGRDFLKIEAGGSILPPSADTIKSRQHFVHQEGRTVFKFAVSNMADVSEKILERNNLTKETVNWLVPHQANKRIIEATANRIGLDDSKVMMNISKYGNTTSATLPLLLADYEKELKKGDNLIFAAFGGGFTWGSIYLKWAYNK
- a CDS encoding 3-deoxy-D-manno-octulosonic acid transferase — protein: MLFIYNLIIHIVYFFIKIIALFNAKLKLFVDGRKETFRALESIKTNDKVFWIHAASLGEFEQARPIIEQLKSLYSDYKIVVTFFSPSGYEIRKNYDLADVVCYLPFDTSKNVKRFIKQVHPDLAIIVKYEFWPNLLNELRKTKTKTILVSGIFRKDQLFFKSYGKWMRNFLSAFNHFFVQNKSSKELLHQVNFNNVTVSGDTRFDRVHKILNQDNTIDFIEDFKSNTYTVIAGSTWKEDEDLLVNYINEVATDEEKFIIAPHKINSESIESLRKSILKKTILYSERNNVDLKDYQVFIVDTIGLLTKIYAYANAAYVGGGLATGLHNILEPATFGVPVIFGGNKYQKFNEAIELLELGGSKTIINQKDLNSILVSLKKDITLRIAMGENCKKYISNNIGATPTILEYIKQQLQ
- a CDS encoding lipoprotein signal peptidase, yielding MSKKTIAILTVILAILIDQISKIYIKTHFYLGEEIRVLGMDWFRIHFTENNGMAWGFEFGGKSGKLFLTLFRIVAVGGIIYWLRETIKSKMHNGVVVAISLILAGAIGNIIDSVFYGVIFNTPSGRQVATLFSDEPYGELFFGKVVDMLYFPMYQGESFTFFNAIFNGADSWISIGVVLLFIFHKQAFPKKEEA
- a CDS encoding YeeE/YedE family protein, which produces MDILFQPWPWFVSGPLISLVLFLFFYFGKNFGVSSNLETICTIAGVNKISDYFKTDWKSRDWSLVFLLGLVIGGAISQLFLTPHGLDTINPETIDDLQQLGFSVQANSYVPKELFSSDAILSIKGFAILLIAGILIGFGTRYAGGCTSGHAITGLSSLQLPSLIAVIGFFIGGLTMVWFIFPLIFG
- the accC gene encoding acetyl-CoA carboxylase biotin carboxylase subunit, which encodes MFKKILIANRGEIALRVIRTCKEMGIKTVAVYSKADAESLHVRFADEAVCIGPAPSNESYLKMDRIIAAAEITNADAIHPGYGFLSENAKFSKLCEEHDIKFIGASEEMISKMGDKATAKATMIAAGVPCIPGSEGILDSYEEAEKIAVDMGFPVMLKATAGGGGKGMRAVWNKEDLKPAWDSARMEAKASFGNDGMYMEKLIEEPRHIEIQIVGDSFGKACHLSERDCSVQRRHQKLTEETPSPFMTDELRHAMGEAAVKAAEYIKYEGAGTVEFLVDKHRNFYFMEMNTRIQVEHPITEEVVDYDLIREQILVAAGVPISGKNYTPQLHSIECRINAEDPHKNFRPSPGKITSYHEPGGHGVRIDTHSYAGYTIPPNYDSMIAKLIVTAQTREEAINKMKRALDEYIIEGIKTTIPFHRQLMDHPDYVAGNYTTKFMEDFEIK
- the rpmF gene encoding 50S ribosomal protein L32; its protein translation is MAHPKRKISKTRRDKRRTHYKATMPQIAVDPTTGEAHLYHRAHWHEGKLYYRGQVVIDTTEAEA
- a CDS encoding DUF4230 domain-containing protein, which produces MRFLKYLAVFLLGFLIAKFWYDRQKPVYQTEEVKVMVNEIKNLSKLVVSQGNYSEMYSFSDTKKYFFDYLQFQKKAIVSVNAKVEVGYDLSQLDIQIDSLNREIVINKIPKEEVIISPDVKYFDLKQSQFNTFSKQELNTVNTKAIDRIKETIELTNQKKEAKIRLFEELSKIYQLSKIYQWKVVDNTNSIDLDKIMLIKD
- a CDS encoding helix-turn-helix domain-containing protein, with product MNIKVITPSSKLLQKHIYFYYILEETQKDKVTSYLTFPNQYNMVSFSSGVEIDYQQAKISVTPSKSQEIIGDVIFRYKNPILINYDGICKEITIAFKPLGVYSFFDNFSTIDKNGVSYKLIDFDKNLMSSILKEENYESITSRLESYLLSINKDFKHPFLHQFASDVLNGVEYSNSHYTDMFGISSKTFIKHCKQYLKRTPNEFKKVARFKRTLDEFGSNQKGLYSLTDLCYSNSFFDQAHMIKDFKSLTGYTPKDFFKKLSLDNKGINWVYL
- a CDS encoding DUF6691 family protein, whose protein sequence is MKYLRFLLIGILFGIILSKSEAISWYRIYEMFKFQSFHMYGIIGTAVFSSMLLMFLFKRKYIKDYLGNEIIPKKKRKGFIRTLLGGTIFGLGWALAGCCPAPIFVLIGNGVFSILIVLLGALLGALIYGVLSTKLPN
- the accB gene encoding acetyl-CoA carboxylase biotin carboxyl carrier protein → MDIKEIQNLIKFVAKSGASEVKLEMDDVKITIKTGSDAPETKIIQAAMPAAPQMMAAPVAAAPQPVASEPAAPAAPKATEDESKYLTIKSPIIGTLYRKPSPDKPVFVEVGSEIKAGDTVCIIEAMKLFNEIESEVSGKIVKVLVDDSSPVEFDQPLFLVDPS